In the Gossypium raimondii isolate GPD5lz chromosome 9, ASM2569854v1, whole genome shotgun sequence genome, one interval contains:
- the LOC105798928 gene encoding lysine-specific demethylase JMJ26, producing the protein MESMIAKRERLNCNTGQSKQITLNSWPATKKRIPMTVHCGNKRAKSEKKGNAKQLLARKKNPSNRQKLNKDFEFLEDEKIPQAKRHCNGIAKTATLDEEELDEWEEEAIVFMNMKDRRKSRNFESVMVERRPKEITRKLSDHIVTSLSDSSSFSSSSSSGSPVSHLESDFSSTDRCKKNKVKDKRKYVKCHQCMTEERTIVPCMKCKEKVYCINCIRQWYPNIPKEEIAKQCPFCCRNCNCSICLHSSGLIKTSKRDITYQEKIKHLKYLIESMLPFLKQICKMQKQEIEIEAEIQELLPSAVDIPQTLCYSDERIYCNHCATSIFDLHRSCPNCAYELCLHCCQEIREGRLSSCDEVAYEYRNRGYDYVHAGDPLPGSYLNETAKDRTKQSIQWKANNDGSVTCPPREMNGCGDCRLELKCIFPVGWISDLAAKAGEMLRACRIRQGILKHKCAVTGRDTLHHRVSREGTNDNCLHSPTSYDIQKEDLSHFQMKWAKGEPVIVRNALANSTGLSWEPMVMWRALCETEDLHTSLEMSEVRAIDCLACCEVGINTYQFFKGYMEGRSYHNFWPEMLKLKDWPPSNNFEDLLPRHYDEFIRILPFQEYTDPRSGILNLAVKLPPGVLKPDLGPKTYIAYGISQELGRGDSVTKLHYDLSDAVNILTHTADVALGEEQLAAIEKLKMKHKAQDAKEKLERDREDKHPINEGRKGITDQNQYSDNNIDDVGARNSGHSKNTGGALWDIFRREDVPKLEAYLRKHSKEFRHIYCSPVERVIHPIHDQSFYLTMEHKRKLKEEFGVEPWTFEQNLGEAVFIPAGCPHQVRNLKSCTKVAVDFVSPQSIKECLRLTEEFRQLPKNHRAREDKLEINKMIIYGVERAIRELSDLISTPN; encoded by the exons ATGGAGTCGATGATTGCAAAGCGAGAACGACTGAACTGTAATACTGGTCAAAGTAAGCAGATAACCTTAAATTCATGGCctgcaacaaagaaaagaattcCCATGACAGTGCATTGTGGAAATAAAAGGGCCAAATCTGAAAAAAAGGGCAATGCGAAGCAATTGTTAGCAAGGAAAAAGAATCCGTCAAATAGACAAAAGCTAAATAAGGATTTTGAATTCTTAGAGGATGAGAAAATTCCCCAGGCTAAGAGACATTGTAATGGAATAGCCAAGACAGCTACACTGGATGAAGAAGAATTGGATGAATGGGAGGAGGAAGCTATTGTGTTTATGAACATGAAAGACCGGCGCAAAAGCCGAAATTTTGAGAGTGTGATGGTTGAAAGAAGGCCTAAGGAGATTACAAGGAAGCTTTCTGATCATATAGTTACTTCATTGtctgattcttcatctttctcctcatcatcatcttcaGGCTCTCCAGTTTCACATTTGGAAAGTGACTTTAGCAGCACTGACAGATGCAAAAAGAACAAAGTGaag gacaaaagaaaatatgtgaAGTGTCACCAGTGTATGACTGAAGAAAGGACCATTGTTCCATGCATGAAATGTAAAGAGAAAGTGTATTGCATCAATTGCATCAGACAATG GTATCCCAATATACCAAAAGAAGAAATAGCAAAGCAGTGCCCGTTTTGTTGTAGGAATTGCAACTGCAGCATCTGTTTGCACTCAAGTGGATTAATTAAG ACATCAAAGAGGGACATCACATATCAGGAAAAGATTAAGCATCTAAAATACTTGATTGAGTCAATGCTTCCCTTCCTGAAACAAATATGCAAAATGCAAAAGCAGGAGATAGAAATTGAGGCAGAAATTCAAG AGTTGCTGCCTTCTGCAGTTGACATACCACAGACTCTTTGTTATAGTGATGAGCGTATCTATTG TAACCACTGTGCAACTTCCATCTTTGACCTTCATCGTAGCTGCCCAAATTGTGCATATGAACTTTGTCTTCATTGTTGTCAAGAAATTCGGGAGGGAAGGCTTTCTAGCTGTGATGAAGTTGCATATGAATACAGGAACAGAGGTTACGATTATGTTCATGCTGGCGACCCTTTACCAGGATCTTATCTAAATGAAACAGCAAAGGATCGAACTAAGCAATCAATTCAATGGAAAGCCAATAATGATGGAAGTGTTACTTGTCCCCCCAGGGAAATGAATGGTTGTGGTGATTGCAGATTGGAGCTAAAATGCATCTTTCCAGTTGGATGGATTTCGGATTTGGCGGCAAAGGCTGGGGAAATGTTGCGCGCCTGCAGAATTAGACAAGGAATATTGAAGCATAAATGTGCTGTAACAGGCAGAGATACATTACATCACAGGGTTTCTAGAGAAGGAACCAATGACAATTGCTTACATTCCCCAACTTCATATGACATTCAAAAGGAAGACCTTTCTCACTTTCAAATGAAATGGGCTAAAGGTGAACCAGTTATTGTTCGCAATGCTCTTGCAAATTCAACTGGTTTAAGTTGGGAACCAATGGTAATGTGGCGAGCTTTATGCGAAACAGAGGATTTACATACAAGTTTGGAGATGTCTGAAGTTAGGGCTATTGATTGTCTAGCCTGCTGTGAG GTGGGGATTAATACTTACCAATTTTTCAAAGGCTATATGGAAGGAAGAAGTTATCATAACTTCTGGCCAGAGATGCTAAAGTTAAAGGATTGGCCGCCGTCTAATAACTTTGAGGATCTTTTGCCTCGGCATTATGATGAGTTTATAAGGATATTGCCATTTCAAGAATACACTGATCCTAGGTCCGGTATCCTTAACCTTGCTGTCAAGTTGCCACCTGGTGTCCTGAAACCAGACTTGGGCCCAAAAACATACATTGCTTATGGGATTTCACAGGAGCTTGGAAGAGGGGACTCAGTCACCAAGCTTCACTATGACCTGTCGGATGCG GTAAATATTTTGACACATACTGCAGATGTAGCCTTAGGTGAGGAGCAGCTTGCTGcaatagaaaaattgaaaatgaaacaCAAGGCACAGGATGCAAAGGAAAAGTTAGAGAGAGATAGAGAAGACAAGCATCCAATTAATGAAGGCAGAAAAGGAATCACAGATCAGAATCAGTACTCGGATAATAACATAGATGACGTCGGAGCTAGAAATTCAGGCCACTCAAAGAACACAGGTGGTGCGCTTTGGGACATTTTCAGAAGGGAGGATGTTCCTAAACTGGAAGCTTATCTTAGAAAGCATTCTAAAGAATTCAGGCATATCTATTGCTCCCCAGTTGAAAGG GTAATCCATCCAATTCATGACCAATCGTTTTACCTCACCATGGAGCACAAAAGGAAATTGAAGGAAGAATTTG GAGTTGAGCCATGGACATTCGAACAAAACCTTGGAGAGGCAGTTTTTATTCCTGCTGGATGTCCGCACCAAGTTAGGAATCTGAAG TCATGCACCAAAGTCGCTGTGGACTTTGTATCTCCCCAGAGTATCAAGGAATGCCTCCGATTAACTGAGGAGTTCCGCCAACTACCAAAGAACCATAGAGCCAGAGAAGACAAACTCGAG ATcaacaaaatgataatttatggAGTAGAACGGGCAATTCGAGAGTTATCAGATCTAATATCAACCCCAAATTGA